A stretch of DNA from Malus sylvestris chromosome 9, drMalSylv7.2, whole genome shotgun sequence:
ACATATATATTTGCAATATAAACAATATTAGCTCCTGTAATTCTTTTTCTCTTTGTATAATATAGAGACCGTTCTATGATTTTGTCTCCTGGAAATTCAAGCTTCTAAAAATCATTTAGCTTTGATGGTGACCGGTGAGCGTCAATTTAGCTCCAAATAATGTAAAAGTTGGGACGTACATTATTTTgtcttttcagttttttattttaaatctcTACTAGGAAGGAAGAGAGCTTCCCACACTTTGAAAGGTTGAGCTTCTCACACCCTTGAAGGAAGAGAGCTTCCCACACTCAAGAGAGAAAACTTCCCACACCCTTGAAGGTATAGAGCTTCCCACAATTTTAAGGGAATGAAGCTTCCCACATTTTAAGGGAATGAAGCTTCCCACACTTTGAAAGGAGAGAGCTTCCCACACCCTTGAAGGGAGAAAGCTTCCCACACCCAAGGGAGAGAGCTTCCCACACCCTTGAAGGGAGGGACCTTCCCACATTTTGAGGGAATGAAGCTTCCCACACTTTAAAGGGAGGAAGCTTCCCACACCCTTGAAGGGAGAGAGCTTCCCACACCCTTGAAAGGAAAAAAGCCTTCACACACTTTGAGGGAGGAAGCCTCCTACACCTTGAAAGGAGGAAGCTTCACACTTTGcctaattacaaaaaaaataaaaaaagccttCCACACTATTGCTcaagagtgtggaagcaaaatctatttatgtggttaaaaaaagatttaaccaaaaagcttcacctacaaagcttcaaccaaaaAGGCTTCACTTgtaaagtttcacctacaaaacttcaacaaaaaaggcttcacctataaagcttcaaccaaaAAGCTTCAACCAGAAAGCTTCTCTTCcaaagtttcaacaaaaaagcttcacctacaaagccttCAACCAAAACGCCTCACCTACAAAGTtcaaccaaaaagcttcacttacaaagctttaacCACTCAAGCTATGTGCCCAAAGGAAaaaagattcacctacaaaatTTCAACCGAAAAGTTTCAACCACTCAAAATATGTGCCCAAAGGAAAAAGTTTCGACCATTCAAGGTATGTACACAAAGGAAAAGGTCTCAAccacattttcttttctctccaaaAAGGAAAAGGTTTCAACCACATGTCAACTTCAGAATAAAGATCAtagagtcccacatcgaccgCAGACAAAAGTTGGAGACTAtcctcaactataaaagaagTCCACTCCTACAATGaatccctaatgtcattattgtacttaaactaGTCATTAAAACTCACTAATGATAATTatgtttgaacctatgtatttgtgtaaaccattcactattaataagaactcctttactccatgGATGTAGCCAAACTTagggtaaaccacgtacataTGGTGTTTACTTCCCCATCTCTatctttttacatatttatcctcACTACACTAGTAGGAAAAACTATTTGCGCGACAGATGTTTGGGCGACAAAGCAAAATTCATCGCATAAGTGCGTTTTGCGCAATGCAAGAATGGTGCTACTTTGCACAACACAAAACTTTGTCGCGCAATACAATTTGCATGACGAAAAAAAAGATACTCGTTGTGCAAAGTTAGTAAAAAAACTgcgggtaatttttttttttttatgcggGAAAAAAAATTGCACGATGAAGTTTTTCCCGCGGAAACCTTGGGCGACAAAggattcgtcgcgcaaagttcgTTGAGCTTTTTGGTCAAAGCATTCAATGCATGTGAATCAGTGGAACACTTGAACGACAAAGGCTTCGTTGTGCAAAGTCAAGTCAGTTTTTGAGTCAGAGCATTCAGTGCATGTGAATCAAAGGAATCAATACTGTATTTAGTGCAGATGTTTGCGTGACAAAGGCTTCGTTGCGCAAAGTCCCTaaccttcctataaatatgcGCTTTTGCTttccttattcttcacaattctATTTGTGCTTGAATGGAGAATAAAAATCGGGAGCAGAGCATACCCTCTAGGCCCTATGGTATGAGGCAATATGTAGTTTGCATGTGCGATTGGTGTAGCAATGCAGAATAATTGTCCTACTGCTGAGTGGCATTCTTGGAAATATGTGCCCGAGAATGTGAAGAAGGTGTTGATTGATCAGTTATTAGTAAGTGTGACAAATgttgaaaataattaattttgtgaaattttttgttatatgttgtaattaattatttgcatatatgtgtaaTAGTGTAACTATACTCTTGATGAAATGAACgaagagttgatgaagttgatggaggAGGCGTTGAAGGGGGGGTTACAAGCAGTGGCGTTATGACGTGGACCGAAATGGAGGATCAGCGAAAcaatagttttaaatttatgtttttgaggacaatatttaattttaaggtTTTTTTATAGGTTATGTATTTGGATTTCATTAGGCTTTAATTcatgttttgttgtttaaataattgaatggattaattcaatttatttaagttttttaattatttttagaataaatattataattgaatatttgtttgtaattatgaGTTTACGTAAATATAGATACTAAGatctatattatatatttaactaTTCTTTGTCTATTACTTATCTATTGGCGGATCAACTACTTAGGATTCAttgcttatgtttttttttaacatttgatAGCTTTTATatgcaaaacataaacaaaaacatattGGTGTTGGTGGATTATGTATATTATGTGCCATGTAATATACTCTAATAAATTGACTAAAAGTAGTGGAAtgtaacttttttatttattgttttgtaGATGTCGAACTTCATTTCAAACCGTCGGGCAGCTAGTAGTGTCAGTCAAACACCTTCTCCAGCAGGTAGTGCTGCTGCCATATCCCCACCTAATATGGCCATGAAGGGTGTCCCTCTGGTCATGCCTTTTGGTCCAACAGTGTCTACGGCTCTTGCGTCATTGACTTCTTTGGTGACGCATCCTCTACTAGGTGCCTAACGGACTCATCGCCGGCTCTGGAGTTCTGAGGAGGTTGAGTAGTCTAGTGAGGCTTCCTCTGTCCATAGAGAGGTGTCCTAGACAGGTAATGCATCTTTCTCATAGTATAATCGAAATTTTGAAAGTTTTTTTGGTTGTTgtgaaaatcaaacttttaaATTATTTGGTTGTTGTGAAATCTATTGGTGGATGACAAAGGAAGATCCCCAATCTTCTTTAGAAAAAGTTGGTTGATAAATTCTTTGGTTACACTCTAAAAAAGTTAtctttcttattcttttattttctcattAGTGAAAATCTTCAGCATATTTTTCAAGTTACGAATATGGTGTGTTAAAATTTCAAAGAGACGAACTACTCACATCGATATCGTTCTCAACTTACTTAATTACATGTGCAATCCAATATATGTGTAGTTTCTTCACAAATTCATGGTCACTGATGCAATTAGAAGTGAAAACACTCGATACAAGTTGTAATTGGTTTAAAGTCCCCTATTGGTATAAAGTGTTTGAATTGTTGGGTGgatgtgttgtttttgttgttatattGTATGCAAGTTTTAGGAAATGTTATAGTTTTAGGGGAGGTTCTGCCGAATTTTCGATAAAAAATAGAATTCGTTTAATGTATACTTTGTTTATTTggtagttcaaaaaaaaaaaaaaactcagggGCCCATGTAGATCTCTGAAGACGTCACAGACCACTCGCACCACGACCGAGAAGATCACCATTACATGGGATCCTCGACATTGTGAGGCTGCAACAAAGGAGTAGCACATCGCGTTGGCCAGTAACATTGGCTTGGTTATCAAGAATCATTTCCCCTTCATGTGGGAGTCATGGAAAGCTGTCCCACCTAAAGTCAAGGAAGTCATTCTTCATGAATTAttggtaagtattttcaacctcaaatactaaatttttattaaagtatacaaatattataaattttaaccaTTATTTCTTTGTTGAGTTTTGCAACATCACTATGAGCTCACGAACCTCGATGCCAATCAAACCTAGTACATCAACAACCTTTGCACCGGTAGGTTCACTCAATGGAAGAGCGACCTCCACAAGCATTATGAGAAAGATGATGGTCCTGAGGTCGCTCTAGCAGTTGGGTGCCCTATAGAGTTAGTGGACCGATGAGATGAATGAGAGTGGCTTAGTGACCATTTTCAAGACGAGAAATACCTCGtaagtataatatatatttcaataatatttaatgaaaacttttatatttttaaataatattttaatttttttcattaatttgttataaatatctaaactaatatgtttttttaattcaacGGAAAAAAGTGAAGACAAACTCGATTAACCGGTCGAAGAAGAAACTTCTTCACCGCTCCGGCTCACGACGCTTCTTTTATAGGTTGGAGGAGCAACATAAGGTAACcgtatatttattttaagttttgattcTTTTTACTCTCTATTACACAATTGGTAATCTATgtgttaatattattatttttaatttagagGTGGTCAAAGTTTCCTGAGATTAACATGTTCAAGGGGGTGTACGTTCAGTCCGGGGATGAGTTGATGGAGCAGCTTCATGTAAGTTATTTCACTGTTTTAATATTCAATTAGTAGTATTCATATTAATTACATgtatattaaaattaatttgtttgttttcatttttctacTCCACCATGGTGGAGAATGGCCAAACCGTTCTGGAAGGGGTAGCTTCCCAGCTTACCCCATAGACCTCGATCGAGGAGGTGTTTCCCTCTGAGAATGTGCGTTTTCAGATCATGATGGACACACTCAATCAGACCCTCGGTCGTAGGCGGGGAAATGTTCACCAGGGGCTTAGGAAAGCACGTCTTCGGCACCCGTTTGCCTTATCCTCCAGGCAGAGAACAAAAGAGGTCGAATCACTGACACCTGAAGTGGCGAACCTAAAAGAGCAGATTGCCACCTAGCAGTCTCAGTTTGCGGCCCAAAGCAGTTTGATGAACCAATTTCGTTTCACCCTTCAAATCTCTAGCATTTGGTTCCTCGATGTTGAACCACCTTCAGCAAAGATCTCCTAGCCCCCCGCCGCAGCAGCTACCTCATTACCCCCCTCTGTCGTAGCAGCTTCCGACCTCCCAACCCCCCAATGCAACAGCAACACCACCAGCAGGCGATTGTGACGTGGACGACTAcatattatagttttttttttttaaattattttcattttttataaatatttctttcctttgtatatacactttcaataattttttaattcaataatcttttgtacattttttgtttttaatatcattaaattaatttatacataaaacaatattatcaacatttaaaaggaaaaaataaataaaaattattttaaaaaattaattttaaaatcttaACGCAACAGCCTTATGTCCGTCATGCAAGGGTCTGGGGGTCGAACCCCAGTTTCATCGCTTGGAATATCACTTCGTTGCTCTTTGTTTCATGCAACGACCACCAAGTTCGTCGCGCAACATTCATTTCGCGCGACGAAGCACTTTCCTCCGTCACGCAATGTCTAACATCACTAGCTTTGCGAAACAGAATTTGTGTGATGGCCTCTTCGCCACCCAATGTTTCCGAAGACCGTATTTGCCTTTGCGCAACGGTTGTCCATTCTTCACCCAAGCAGTTATGCTTAGTAGTGCTAATGACTGGAGCaaagcaaaggtcacaaacttaacactttacgttgttccaaaatcttcactgattttgtgcatcaacaaatgtaagtagataaaaaaatttaatgttGTCAtcgattatattattttttcaacattatctaaaaaaatttaaaatattaaccCGACCAACTATTTTATCGAGCAAACAAtatatcatttttaaatttgatttcatAGAATTGGCCCTCGTCGGGTCAAATTTATAAcattgtttaattttgtgtaGAGTGACGAAATATTCTTCTCTTCGTTAGATCAATATAGTCAACGCACTCTTACCCATACGAGTTTATTGGTCGGCTAACTCTGTTTAGTCCAATGAACGGGCAAATTACAATTTCGTTGGATATGACTTTGGGCAACAGACTTTGCTCTACTAATCTTTTCCGACGAATTTGTGTTAGCTAAAAATTATGACGATGAAAATAGCTTTGACCTGAAAAAACTTTTTTGTTTGGcaaggtgttttttttttttttttcggatacTTTAGATGCGGTCGCTAAtctttaacattctttgattaaaaccttaataatattcaaagtttgatcaaagtcccttgactttgtacacctcattatattactattaatatttatagttttatagttttgacattaattgtttgatgtattatgagatttataatcctataaatttaaaatccctcattataatactattagaaacggttactgTCACATCCCATCCGAATATTTAATTTTCGACGATGTGAAATAACAGTTTTATCCTTGGACGTGGAAATTGTAGTGTgtatgtgtgacatattatGAGACTTAGATGTTATTTTCTTGGTTTGTTGGTGACCACGTGGAACTCACACACAACATtcaccctctctcttctctcccatgCTCTCTCCctcgaactctctctctctctctccttccctcaaTTACGGACGAGCACCAAACTCACACTCACGCACGGATCGATGTTCTAAAGGTGATATTCTTATTCCCTTAGAGCTCTTGAGTTTATATATGTCATTTTTAGGACTTGAAACCATGAAAAACCCGAGAAATCCTAACCCCGAttttgtgcactgttcatgcacacgtaatttTGAAGGTTTTAAGGAATGTGGAGCTTATaggtagcttaaggaggtcctcacgaggctttgagtggttcgttggaaggatttggacgtcggaataGCGAGAACGGCGAGTTGCAGGTTTGGCCGGAATATCAAGGAGTTTTTCGTCGAATCTCGTGGGATTTAGGTCCTAAAACAGGTATGGGTTTGTTCTACTCttcataagcttcattttgagacaagtttcatgcaatttggttaagaattgaGAAAGATATAAGGTTTCAAAAATTAACCCAGAAACTGGCGAAGTCACCGGTGTTCAGCGACTCGTTGGAGAAGACGAAGgtatattccgtcaaaattgacggaatatgctaacagCGTTGGATGACGCCGTTAATAATTAACGGTATATGCCACtgttttaacagaatattccctaacgacGTCACTGCCACCGTTAGTGTGCCAGGCATGTGCCCACGCATGGCGGcgcgtgggtggtcggaaaatttttctaaaaatatggggatgtttgtggagttgtgtagatcacattggtatattcaaacaccccatttgagcattgtatgagaagttattagctagttttgtctatatgctttaaataacgtttttatagttaattcgtatataggtgagacttatcccgaggacaagCGCGTTCAAgggtgactcgggggctacaaccgctcgacataccagtgaatgggtttttggttttcaatatatatttatatacttgatattttcccagaaatatgtgtttaaatgaaagtatgccttaaatgccatgcatatgaatttatatgtcgtatatgaattggtatatgatgcattatatataattgtggtgatgtggacgctcaggtaagcttaggttagttatgtttggttatgtgaattattggtgatgtgatatgtgattgaataactttgagctcataaaactgcacctagggtgattgtgatttagccagagatatggcataGGCCTATTTATAATGTCACATtctgcaccatatgctcatattagatccaatttaggtgcacagtcttgtcgtacagaccttatttatggttccgactcgtaggtgactagcgatttatcgcccagatgttatgtgagagtagtattgagcataattatattacacccagtattGTCGTACAAACTTTTCacttggttccgactcttgtgcagtataggtcattgtagtgactccggcaagattgacttttgagctatgaattcagccgtacagactaccacaggggttccggctaatatgttacaTTTCTATGAAgttattctcacctgaattgcttactctgttatatcttggcatggcatacatatgaatatgattatgtaaagtatgatttgaattgatataattatataatatttatgtatatgcttatattctgattgtgggaaaaattatacatgttttacagtgaggggttagaaatgttgataaatgaaatggttttgtaaaacatttgtttttgcccactcacgttttctgttttgcgcccttccaggttttaggtaaatTTGCAGTTGCTGGGTGCGAGGACTTCGGTGGTTCTGACctatcaaaataattgtaagACATCTtatggtattgtataattagtacttatcctattggactgcacctagactttctatgctttgattaggagtatttacttttgtatcttactcctaacacttcctgtttaatagtgcactctagtagttttggtttttaattattcatatatttcttatattcattgcttccgcattgtgcacatggctacgtcaccgtcacgtgatggccagcatgccttgatctcgatcgaggtgtgtcagttacaataaaaaaattcaaacattttgatttaataaatggataaaaactagataaaaataagaaataataaatggcaaaagaatgtatccatagtgttaaaaaattggtacattttacaaaaaaaaataagtacatttcacatataacaaagtggtacattaataaagaagaatgggtaccttataaaactaaaagaaaatactacaaatgaatttttagggtacagataaaagattaaaaaattacaagtacaaatgaatttaaaaaaaaaatataggtgctaaaagaaattaatacatgggtacaaaataaaactaaaaagaaaatactacaaatttaaaaaaaaatgttgcaaattaaaagtgggtacaaactaaaaatataaatatatgatacaaagcttaggcataaaacataaatataccatatgtaatttttctatcattgattaaatatacaatatcacgtgacggtatacacatgggtacaaacacaaataaaactttaaaaaattgggcacaaaaagaaactaatatatgggtacaaactaaaaatgaaaagaaaattggtacaaattaaaaaaatatttgcaaattaaaaataggtacaaactaaaaataaaaatatatgataaaaatttagccataaatataaatatactaattgtaacatttttaacactaaatgaatatatttaaaaataaaaatattttattatttaaataattaatgatgttattaatacccaaagaccttgatcaaaaattgaaaatgaataagattttaaGCAATTGagtaataaaaagaatgatgtaaaactaatttttttttttttttgtcctgtAGTGAGGGCAAAACGACTAATATATCAACTTGGTGTTTACACGTCAAGTGGTAATAAAATATGAAATGGTGGTAAGGCTAGTTTATTTTTACATCATCGCCAAATAGTTCCGCACCGAAAGTTCTAATTGAAGCACTTGTATACGACGGACGTTGTAACAAAAATCAACTTCCCTGTACAATGTGACATGcttgacaaaaagaaaaaaaaaaatttgtgaatCATGTAGGCTATGTTACGAATAATATTCAGTTTGTTTGGTGAATAAAGCAATACACATTTTGGAGATAATCAAATAGCAGTTTTCTAATACAGTTTTACTTCCCTCGTTATTTCTCATCTGCAATTATTTTAGATTATAGCAGTTTCTCGTAGAAAAGACTACCTATCAAACATAACCTGCAGGTAATGATCATAAAAAGTTTCAGATAGATAGCATTGTGCACAAAATGATAACTCTCAGTAAAAAATCCAGGAAATACACATAAACCATACACTGTTTTATTAGATAAGTAAGGAGATTGAAATTGCAGACACAAAATGCTTAATATTACATATTCAAAGCAAGTTAATCAAGAAACAGCAACACCAAGGCTCTATCTTTTCCAGAAACACTGATCAAATAGGAATGGCCCTATTGACCGATGGGTAAACAACGGTTGCCGGATGAGCCATGATTCTGCGACCCTTCATGTGCCTGAAGCAGTAAACAAGAGCCCCAACAGGCCACTCCACAATGGCAGCTCCAACAAATGCCAAAAACCCCAGGGTTGGCCCCACCACCTTGCACCTGCACGGGTTGCTCCTAGTCCCACACTGCACGCAGATTGGAATTCCACAAGCCATTGCTACAGATTAATGTCTAAATCCAAAGCAGGAGAATTGTAAAAACAAGGACAAAGTGGATCAATTTAAAACTTCCGAAGATCTATCGGTTTAGTTATTTTTTGTGTTGTGGTTGTTTGGAGTGGACACTAGGGCTTGGTTTTATAGGGGTCTTGATTTTAATTAAAGTAACTCGAAGGCTTGGTTACCTGGCATTTCGTGACAAGGTTTGCGGAGATGACAGGAGGAGTTACGTGTTGCTTTAAGCAAATTCATGTCCGACACGTGTTCATATAGATGACGGTTTGGAAACGTGTCAGATCGCTACAACTGGTTGGTGCGGTCATTTATCCAACTTTGGTCCAATGAAACCAAGACAATATGGCGGTGTCGATGAGATTATTTCTGTTAGTAATTTCCTGGGGTATTTTAATCCCCTTCGCTTTGTGGATTATTGTTTAGGAAATTCGGGTGCAATCTGGGTGAATCCGAATTTGCTTTATACTAAACAAGAAACAACTCATTGTAACCGAATCCAAATCCGGATAGTCAGGGCTTTAGCCAGTATTTCAAGACAACTCAAGGTTGATGGAAAcagtcaagacaaagaagattgTAAGGGACATTAATTGAAACTTAAAGGCCATTTGTTATGGGGACTGCGCTTTTCATTCTTTCGTTCTAGCTTTCCATTCTACACTAGGTAAATTTAtccttttatttgtttattgttcTTATCgtttagttttagtttattCAGTATCTCAATGTAGTAGTTTAAAATTTAGTTTCTCAAGTAgttaatttagaattttactTCTGTAGTTCAGATTGTTTTTTCAATTCAGTACTTTAGTTTATAATTTaaatctttatcaaaaccaaTCCCCACGACTAGTTCCTTTGGATTGATGCAATTCACCATACACACTCACATTACCTATCGCACCATCGATAAACaaaaattcatttaatattTATCATATCCATCATATGCAAGTGTCTCAATTTTAACGATTTCTCACCAATCAAAAGAACATTTGAATTCACCCATCTCGTCAAAAGACTCATAGTTGAAGATTAAGAACGTCTTTCAAGGTCGTTACATATAAGTCGCAGAGAAACCTTTAATCGGTAcatgttcctttctcggccacaTCTGTATTTGAAACAAGTTAGACCAAAGCGCAACTACAATCTTTACATGC
This window harbors:
- the LOC126582873 gene encoding uncharacterized protein LOC126582873, whose amino-acid sequence is MACGIPICVQCGTRSNPCRCKVVGPTLGFLAFVGAAIVEWPVGALVYCFRHMKGRRIMAHPATVVYPSVNRAIPI